A DNA window from Cydia splendana chromosome 24, ilCydSple1.2, whole genome shotgun sequence contains the following coding sequences:
- the LOC134802365 gene encoding uncharacterized protein LOC134802365, which produces MGRFKALGILALIASTYALPTPQPQCPCEASRQPPCPCNSCPSCPPQPCPYDPSPSPCPYDPSPSPCPCNPGNPSPCPHNPGNPFNPENIFNPGNPSPCPYNPGNPFNPGNPSPCPYNPGNPFNPGNPSPCPYNPGNPFNPGNPTPCPYNPGNPFNPGNPSPFPYNPDNPFNPDNIFNPGNPSPTPYNPGNPFNPGNPSPFPYNPSNPGNPYGPTYPLWSGPTPTRCGDGPIRATSPRSAVPSSLQTAGFRAMRVPGGTFFMKPSANVVIQLPPILVQPSPLSPIQPPPIVVRPPRQPPITPPPVLVRPPRLPPITPPPITVRPPQPPPISPPPIVVRPPRPAPILPESIRVNPPQLPDINPPPFVIRVPRLPTLQPPLISVPISGCGSNPCNRFIPFSPCDTCNPLNPFPCNPCNPCNPVNPCNPCNPVNPCNPCNPCNPVNPCNPCNPCNPVNPCNPCNPVKPCNPCNPVNPCNPCNPCNPVNPCNPCNPCNPVNPCNPCNPFSPCNPSSSPCDPYNPYPSPCDPCNPYPSPCDPCNPYPSPYNPCNPCPSPCDPGNPCPSPCHPPCGPCNPCPPLY; this is translated from the exons ATGGGGCGATTTAAGGCTTTGGGCATATTAG CTCTAATAGCGTCAACATACGCACTACCAACTCCGCAACCCCAGTGCCCGTGCGAGGCCTCACGGCAACCACCATGCCCGTGCAATTCTTGCCCGTCTTGCCCGCCCCAGCCTTGCCCGTACGATCCTAGCCCGTCGCCTTGCCCGTACGATCCTTCTCCGTCACCTTGCCCGTGTAACCCGGGCAACCCGTCGCCATGCCCGCATAACCCGGGCAACCCGTTCAACCCGGAAAACATATTCAACCCGGGCAACCCGTCGCCATGCCCGTATAACCCGGGCAACCCATTCAACCCGGGAAACCCGTCGCCATGCCCGTATAACCCGGGCAACCCATTCAACCCGGGAAACCCGTCGCCATGCCCGTATAACCCGGGCAACCCATTCAACCCGGGAAACCCGACGCCATGCCCATATAACCCGGGCAACCCATTCAACCCGGGCAACCCGTCCCCTTTCCCGTATAACCCGGACAACCCGTTCAACCCGGACAACATATTCAACCCGGGCAACCCGTCGCCAACCCCTTATAACCCGGGCAACCCATTCAACCCGGGCAACCCGTCGCCTTTCCCGTATAACCCGAGCAACCCGGGCAATCCATATGGGCCAACCTACCCGTTGTGGAGCGGACCTACACCTA CCAGATGTGGTGATGGTCCCATAAGGGCGACGAGCCCCCGCAGCGCGGTGCCTAGTTCGCTGCAGACTGCGGGCTTCAGGGCCATGAGGGTTCCAGGGGGCACGTTCTTTATGAAG CCATCAGCTAATGTGGTGATCCAACTGCCGCCCATCCTCGTGCAACCGTCACCGTTGAGCCCGATCCAGCCGCCACCGATCGTAGTCAGGCCACCACGCCAGCCCCCCATCACCCCACCACCAGTGCTCGTTCGACCACCACGGCTACCGCCAATCACCCCACCGCCAATCACTGTGAGACCACCACAGCCACCGCCAATATCCCCCCCACCTATTGTAGTTCGACCACCTAGGCCTGCACCAATACTGCCAGAATCCATCAGGGTGAATCCACCACAGCTTCCTGATATTAATCCGCCACCATTCGTTATTAGAGTACCGCGACTACCGACGCTTCAGCCTCCACTAATCAGTGTACCGATCAGCGGTTGTGGAAGTAATCCGTGTAACCGTTTTATCCCGTTTAGCCCATGCGATACTTGCAACCCTTTAAACCCTTTCCCGTGCAACCCTTGTAACCCGTGCAATCCGGTCAACCCGTGCAACCCATGCAACCCGGTCAACCCATGCAATCCTTGTAACCCATGCAATCCGGTCAACCCATGCAACCCTTGTAACCCGTGCAATCCGGTCAACCCGTGCAACCCATGCAATCCGGTCAAACCGTGCAACCCATGCAATCCGGTCAACCCATGCAATCCTTGTAACCCATGCAATCCGGTCAACCCATGCAACCCTTGTAACCCGTGCAATCCGGTCAACCCATGCAACCCTTGTAACCCGTTCAGCCCGTGCAACCCAAGCTCGAGTCCGTGCGACCCGTACAATCCATATCCAAGTCCGTGCGACCCGTGCAATCCATACCCAAGTCCGTGCGACCCGTGTAATCCATACCCAAGTCCGTACAACCCGTGCAATCCATGCCCTAGCCCGTGCGACCCGGGAAATCCATGCCCCAGCCCATGCCACCCTCCGTGCGGCCCGTGCAACCCATGCCCCCCATTATATTAA